Proteins from a genomic interval of Pseudomonas asplenii:
- a CDS encoding cation:proton antiporter, protein MHAISFIQDLAVIMLVAGVVTILFHRFKQPVVLGYIIAGFIIGPHTPPFGLIHDEGTIKTLAELGVIFLMFCLGLEFSLGKLFKVGATAFIAAFLEIVLMIWIGYEIGRWFDWNTMDSLFLGAILAISSTTIIVKALNDLKMKNQRFAQLIFGVLIVEDILGIGIIALLSSIAVSGTVSSGEVFSTVGKLSLFMIVALVIGILLVPRLLAYVARFESNEMLLITVLGLCFGFCLLVVKLEYSMVLGAFLIGAIMAESRQLLKIERLIEPVRDLFSAIFFVAIGLMLDPAVLLDYAWPIAVITVAVVLGKMLSCGLGAFIAGNDGRTSLRVGMGLSQIGEFSFIIAALGMTLQVTSHFLYPVAVAVSVITTLLTPYLIRAADPLSLKLAAVVPRRIGRVLGLYGEWLRSIQPQGEGALLASLIRKILLQVGVNLALVVAIFFAGGFFALPIAAYLEGWVSEPSWHKALIWGGALLLSLPFLIAAYRKLKALSMLLAEMGVKADMAGRHTQRVRRVIAEVIPILSLLVIFLLLSALSASILPTNELLVLIAVVAAAVAALLWRWFIRVHTRMQVALLETLENNKDSAGH, encoded by the coding sequence ATGCATGCCATCAGTTTTATTCAGGACCTGGCCGTGATCATGCTGGTGGCGGGCGTAGTCACCATCCTGTTCCACCGCTTCAAGCAGCCGGTGGTCCTCGGCTACATCATTGCCGGGTTCATCATTGGCCCGCACACCCCGCCGTTCGGCCTGATCCACGACGAAGGCACCATCAAGACCCTGGCCGAACTCGGGGTGATCTTCCTGATGTTCTGCCTTGGGTTGGAGTTCAGCCTGGGCAAGTTGTTCAAGGTCGGGGCGACGGCGTTCATCGCCGCGTTCCTGGAAATCGTGCTGATGATCTGGATCGGCTACGAGATCGGCCGCTGGTTTGACTGGAACACCATGGACTCGCTGTTCCTCGGCGCGATCCTGGCGATTTCCTCGACCACCATCATCGTCAAGGCGCTCAATGACCTGAAGATGAAGAACCAGCGCTTCGCGCAGCTGATTTTCGGCGTGCTGATCGTCGAGGACATCCTCGGCATCGGCATCATCGCCTTGCTGTCGAGTATCGCCGTCAGCGGCACGGTGAGCTCCGGCGAAGTGTTCTCCACCGTCGGCAAGCTGTCGCTGTTCATGATCGTCGCTCTGGTCATCGGCATCTTGCTGGTGCCGCGCCTGCTGGCCTATGTCGCGCGCTTCGAAAGCAACGAGATGCTGCTGATCACCGTGCTGGGGCTGTGCTTCGGTTTCTGCCTGCTGGTGGTGAAACTCGAATACAGCATGGTGCTGGGCGCGTTCCTGATTGGCGCGATCATGGCCGAGTCGCGGCAGTTGCTGAAGATCGAGCGGCTGATCGAGCCGGTTCGTGACCTGTTCAGTGCGATTTTCTTCGTGGCGATCGGGCTGATGCTCGATCCGGCGGTGCTGTTGGACTATGCCTGGCCCATCGCCGTGATCACCGTCGCGGTGGTGCTGGGCAAGATGCTGTCCTGCGGCCTGGGCGCGTTTATCGCCGGTAACGATGGACGGACCTCACTGCGTGTTGGGATGGGGCTGTCACAGATTGGCGAGTTTTCCTTCATTATCGCCGCGCTGGGTATGACCCTGCAGGTCACCAGCCACTTCCTCTATCCGGTCGCCGTGGCGGTGTCGGTGATCACCACCTTGCTCACGCCGTACCTGATCCGCGCGGCCGACCCGCTGTCGCTGAAGCTCGCCGCTGTGGTGCCACGGCGCATCGGGCGGGTGCTCGGTCTGTATGGCGAATGGCTGCGCAGTATCCAGCCGCAAGGTGAGGGTGCCTTGCTGGCCTCGCTGATCCGCAAGATTCTGCTGCAGGTCGGGGTGAACCTGGCGCTGGTGGTGGCGATCTTCTTTGCCGGCGGCTTTTTTGCCCTGCCGATCGCCGCCTACCTGGAAGGCTGGGTCAGCGAGCCGAGTTGGCACAAGGCGTTGATCTGGGGTGGTGCGCTGCTGCTGTCGCTGCCTTTCCTGATTGCCGCTTATCGCAAGCTCAAGGCGCTGTCGATGCTGCTGGCGGAGATGGGGGTGAAGGCGGATATGGCCGGGCGGCATACCCAGCGCGTGCGGCGGGTGATCGCCGAGGTCATTCCGATCCTGTCGCTGCTGGTGATCTTCCTGCTGCTGTCGGCGCTGTCGGCGAGCATTCTGCCTACCAACGAG
- a CDS encoding DUF1826 domain-containing protein — MLAPRLQMRPPIRQVQGEMPTVLGEILEDGVNLAVWQRRLPSHIADFAHLLLSLGEPLAESLSLEMADDEAIPNLQGLASGFSDLEGYEGFISDVSWLVSAYTCLLGARRVGLRLRVLDKAMCPRFHVDHVPVRLITTYAGVGSEWLAEGAMDRRQLGSPTAEPMDAQAIRQIDSGAVALLKGERWHGNEGAGLVHRSPQVAAGERRLILTLDWLA; from the coding sequence ATGCTGGCGCCACGTTTGCAGATGCGACCACCGATTCGTCAGGTTCAGGGCGAGATGCCGACCGTGCTCGGGGAGATTCTCGAGGACGGGGTGAACCTGGCGGTCTGGCAACGCCGGTTGCCCAGCCATATCGCCGACTTTGCCCACTTGCTGCTGTCGCTGGGCGAGCCGCTGGCGGAATCGCTGAGCCTGGAGATGGCCGACGATGAGGCCATCCCGAACCTGCAGGGGTTGGCTTCAGGGTTCAGTGACCTGGAAGGTTACGAGGGTTTTATCAGCGACGTGTCCTGGCTGGTCAGCGCCTACACTTGCCTGCTGGGCGCGCGCCGGGTCGGCTTGCGCCTGCGGGTGCTGGACAAGGCGATGTGCCCCAGATTTCACGTCGACCATGTGCCGGTCAGGCTGATCACCACCTATGCCGGTGTAGGCAGCGAGTGGTTGGCGGAAGGCGCGATGGATCGGCGACAACTGGGCAGCCCAACAGCGGAGCCGATGGATGCGCAAGCAATCCGGCAGATCGACAGTGGCGCGGTGGCCCTGCTCAAGGGCGAGCGCTGGCATGGTAATGAAGGGGCTGGCCTGGTGCATCGTTCGCCGCAGGTGGCAGCGGGCGAACGGCGGTTGATCCTGACATTGGACTGGTTGGCTTGA
- a CDS encoding metal ABC transporter ATP-binding protein — MIRCQGLRWGAPGQPLTPAVDFNLAAGSLTAVIGANGTGKSSLLKVLAGLQKPLAGKVHLDVPRRGGLSFLPQQQHLDRQFPISLQELVAAGLWGIKQTPQQRNERLQAVIADWDLEGLEQRPLMALSGGQLQRALLARLSLAEAPVLLLDEPHAALDEEGQALLWKHIHAWHAAGRTLVVVCHDLAAVRLHIPDALRIKDSGCVLAPSHELIVQQPITQVA; from the coding sequence ATGATCCGCTGCCAAGGCCTGCGCTGGGGCGCACCGGGCCAACCACTGACCCCCGCCGTGGATTTCAACCTGGCAGCCGGCAGCCTGACCGCAGTGATCGGCGCCAACGGCACCGGCAAGAGCAGCCTGCTGAAAGTCCTCGCCGGCTTGCAGAAGCCGCTGGCCGGCAAGGTCCATCTGGACGTTCCACGCCGTGGCGGCCTGTCGTTCCTGCCGCAACAGCAACACCTCGACCGGCAGTTTCCCATCAGCCTGCAGGAGCTGGTGGCGGCCGGCCTGTGGGGGATCAAGCAGACCCCGCAACAACGCAACGAACGCCTGCAGGCGGTGATCGCCGACTGGGATCTCGAAGGCTTGGAGCAGCGCCCACTGATGGCCTTGTCCGGTGGCCAACTGCAACGTGCGCTGCTCGCCCGTCTGAGCCTGGCTGAAGCCCCCGTACTGTTGCTCGACGAGCCCCACGCCGCTCTCGACGAAGAAGGCCAGGCACTGCTGTGGAAACATATCCACGCCTGGCATGCGGCCGGTCGGACCCTGGTGGTGGTCTGCCATGACCTCGCCGCCGTACGCCTGCACATCCCCGATGCCCTGCGGATCAAGGACAGTGGCTGTGTCCTGGCGCCGAGCCACGAGTTGATCGTGCAACAACCGATCACGCAGGTGGCCTGA
- a CDS encoding CobW family GTP-binding protein: MLQNIPTHVIAGPLGAGKTSLIRHLLAQKPSGERWAVLINEFGQIGLDAALLTQAEDGIALGEVAGGCVCCVNGAPFQIGLARLLRKARPDRLFIEPSGLGHPVQILRQLGAAPWLGVLALQPCVVVLDAAALAAGKPLPASQQEALAQAGLLLLNKSQGLSEAERTQVLARMPACPLRWTEQGGLALEQLLALAVPAPVEPATPGVLPAASAPAVLPAIWTDPTQPICQTHAEDGNWSIGWRWHPSQQLDPQRIAQWLSSLDWLRAKLVIRSPGGWLSSNAVDNSPLDWQPSAWRRDSRLELIFSQPGNAERLQAGMQACRLG; encoded by the coding sequence ATGTTGCAGAACATTCCCACGCATGTCATCGCCGGTCCCCTTGGCGCCGGCAAGACCAGCCTGATCCGTCACCTGCTGGCGCAAAAACCGTCAGGCGAGCGCTGGGCCGTGTTGATCAACGAGTTCGGCCAGATCGGCCTGGATGCCGCGCTGCTGACCCAAGCGGAGGATGGTATCGCACTGGGCGAGGTGGCTGGCGGCTGTGTCTGTTGCGTCAACGGCGCGCCGTTCCAGATCGGATTGGCTCGGCTGCTGCGCAAGGCCCGGCCCGATCGGCTGTTCATCGAGCCTTCCGGTCTTGGGCATCCGGTGCAGATTCTCCGACAACTGGGCGCGGCGCCCTGGCTCGGTGTGTTGGCGTTGCAGCCCTGCGTCGTGGTGCTCGATGCTGCGGCGCTGGCCGCCGGCAAACCGCTGCCGGCGTCGCAGCAGGAAGCATTGGCGCAAGCCGGGCTGCTGTTGTTGAACAAGTCGCAGGGGCTGAGCGAGGCCGAGCGCACGCAGGTGCTGGCGCGGATGCCGGCTTGCCCGTTGCGCTGGACCGAACAGGGTGGGTTGGCCCTGGAGCAATTGCTGGCGCTGGCCGTGCCTGCGCCGGTTGAGCCTGCCACGCCGGGCGTACTGCCTGCGGCTTCGGCGCCAGCGGTGCTGCCGGCGATCTGGACCGATCCGACCCAGCCGATCTGTCAGACACACGCCGAGGACGGCAACTGGAGCATCGGCTGGCGCTGGCATCCGAGTCAGCAACTGGACCCGCAACGCATCGCTCAATGGCTGTCCAGCCTGGACTGGCTGCGGGCCAAGCTGGTTATCCGCAGCCCAGGGGGCTGGCTTTCGAGCAACGCTGTGGATAACTCGCCGCTGGACTGGCAGCCCAGCGCATGGCGACGGGATTCGCGGCTGGAACTGATCTTCAGCCAGCCCGGCAATGCCGAGCGACTACAGGCCGGCATGCAGGCCTGCCGGTTGGGCTAG
- a CDS encoding acyl-CoA thioesterase, with protein MEPGNAQLSMTVLMTPDMANFSGNVHGGTLLKYLDEVAYACAARYAGRYVVTLSVDQVIFREPVHVGELVTFLASVNYTGNTSMEVGIKVVTENIRERSVRHTNSCFFTMVAIDDQRKPASVPPLQPETSEGKRRYAQAQQRRQLRQELEKRYQDIKADAP; from the coding sequence ATGGAACCCGGAAATGCCCAGCTGTCGATGACCGTTTTGATGACCCCGGATATGGCCAACTTTTCTGGCAATGTCCACGGCGGCACCCTGCTCAAGTACCTCGATGAAGTGGCCTATGCCTGCGCCGCCCGTTATGCCGGGCGCTACGTGGTGACCCTGTCGGTGGACCAGGTGATTTTTCGCGAACCGGTGCATGTCGGCGAGTTGGTGACCTTTCTCGCTTCGGTCAACTACACCGGCAATACTTCGATGGAAGTCGGTATCAAGGTGGTGACGGAGAACATCCGCGAGCGCTCGGTGCGCCACACCAACAGCTGCTTCTTCACCATGGTCGCGATCGACGACCAGCGCAAGCCGGCGTCGGTACCGCCACTGCAGCCGGAAACCAGCGAGGGCAAGCGCCGCTACGCCCAGGCGCAGCAGCGCCGGCAGCTCCGTCAGGAGCTGGAAAAACGCTATCAGGACATCAAGGCCGACGCGCCGTAA
- the folE2 gene encoding GTP cyclohydrolase FolE2 — MNALTLPDIAAQSSRQALSLEWVGMCGIALPVTIEGQRLSAKADAGVSLNDGEARGIHMSRLYLALERLEQQDLTPTLLRDVLQQFLDSHDGLSHNAYLRLHTELLLKRPALVSPLAGWKTYPVSVLAELKGGVFHVELKIDVAYSSTCPCSAALARQLIQQQFKKDFANQPLEHDQVFNWLGSSQGIVATPHSQRSMAHLHIRLDETTYRFAFEDLINAAESALGTAVQTAVKRADEQAFALANGQNLMFCEDAARRLNTALKDSDAVQGFHLRVVHAESLHAHDAVAESRWNWSQA, encoded by the coding sequence ATGAATGCGTTGACGCTGCCGGATATCGCCGCGCAGTCATCCCGCCAAGCCTTGTCCCTTGAGTGGGTTGGCATGTGCGGCATTGCTCTGCCCGTGACCATCGAAGGCCAGCGCCTCAGCGCCAAAGCCGACGCAGGGGTCAGTCTCAACGATGGCGAAGCACGGGGCATTCACATGTCACGGCTGTACCTGGCCCTGGAGCGACTGGAGCAACAGGACCTGACGCCGACGCTGCTGCGCGACGTGCTGCAACAGTTCCTCGACAGTCACGACGGTCTCTCCCACAACGCCTACCTGCGTCTGCATACCGAACTGCTACTCAAGCGTCCGGCATTGGTCAGCCCGTTGGCCGGCTGGAAAACCTATCCCGTCAGTGTGTTAGCCGAACTGAAAGGCGGAGTGTTCCACGTGGAACTGAAAATTGACGTGGCCTACTCATCCACCTGCCCCTGCTCGGCGGCACTCGCCCGGCAACTGATCCAGCAACAGTTCAAGAAAGACTTCGCCAACCAACCGCTGGAACATGACCAGGTCTTCAACTGGCTCGGTAGCAGCCAAGGCATCGTCGCTACGCCCCACAGCCAGCGCAGCATGGCACACCTGCACATCCGACTTGATGAAACAACGTACAGGTTTGCCTTCGAGGACCTGATCAATGCTGCCGAGTCGGCCCTCGGCACCGCCGTACAGACCGCCGTGAAACGTGCCGACGAGCAAGCCTTCGCCCTCGCCAACGGCCAGAACCTGATGTTTTGCGAAGACGCGGCACGGCGCCTGAACACGGCGCTCAAGGATTCCGACGCGGTACAGGGTTTCCACCTGCGGGTAGTGCATGCCGAAAGCCTGCACGCCCATGACGCCGTGGCTGAAAGCCGCTGGAACTGGAGTCAGGCATGA
- the pdxY gene encoding pyridoxal kinase PdxY has protein sequence MKRTPHLLAIQSHVVFGHAGNGAAVFPMQRVGVNVWPLNTVQFSNHTQYGQWAGEVLSPHRIPELVEGIAAIGELGNCDAVLSGYLGSAAQGRAILSGVARIKAANPKALYLCDPVMGHPEKGCSVPVEVSDFLLQEAVAQADILCPNQLELDSFCGRSPQSLFDCLAMARSLLTRGPKVVLVKHLSYPGKAADSFEMLLVTADGSWHLRRPLLAFPRQPVGVGDLTSGLFLARMLLGDSLVAAFEFTAAAVHEVLLETQACASYELELVRAQDRIAHPRVRFEALPITL, from the coding sequence ATGAAACGTACTCCCCATCTGCTTGCCATCCAATCCCATGTGGTTTTTGGCCATGCCGGCAACGGCGCGGCGGTTTTTCCCATGCAACGGGTCGGGGTGAATGTCTGGCCGTTGAACACCGTTCAGTTCTCCAACCACACCCAATATGGCCAGTGGGCGGGAGAAGTGCTGTCCCCTCATCGGATCCCGGAACTGGTGGAAGGCATTGCCGCCATCGGCGAACTGGGCAACTGTGACGCGGTGCTGTCCGGCTATCTGGGCAGCGCGGCCCAGGGCCGGGCGATCCTCAGTGGCGTGGCGCGGATCAAGGCGGCCAATCCCAAGGCCCTGTACCTGTGCGACCCGGTGATGGGGCATCCGGAGAAGGGCTGCAGCGTGCCGGTGGAGGTCAGCGATTTCCTGCTGCAGGAGGCCGTGGCACAGGCCGATATTCTCTGTCCCAACCAGTTGGAACTGGACAGTTTCTGTGGCCGTTCGCCGCAATCGCTGTTCGATTGCCTGGCGATGGCCCGCAGCCTGCTGACGCGTGGACCGAAGGTGGTGCTGGTCAAGCACCTGTCCTACCCGGGCAAGGCCGCTGACAGTTTCGAAATGCTCCTGGTGACTGCCGACGGCAGTTGGCACCTGCGCCGCCCGTTGCTGGCGTTTCCGCGTCAGCCGGTCGGGGTGGGCGATCTGACTTCCGGGTTGTTCCTGGCCCGCATGCTGCTGGGCGACAGCCTGGTGGCGGCATTCGAGTTCACGGCGGCGGCGGTGCATGAAGTGCTGCTGGAAACCCAGGCCTGCGCCAGCTACGAGTTGGAACTGGTGCGGGCCCAGGATCGCATCGCCCATCCGCGGGTACGCTTCGAGGCGTTGCCGATCACGCTGTAG
- the zigA gene encoding zinc metallochaperone GTPase ZigA: MTQRLPVTVLSGFLGAGKSTLLNHVLRNRENLRVAVIVNDMSEINIDGSEVQRDVSLNRAEEKLVEMSNGCICCTLREDLLEEVGRLARDGRFDYLLIESTGISEPLPVAETFTFRDETDQSLADVARLDTMVTVVDGMNFLLDYQAAESLASRGETLGEEDERSITDLLIEQVEFADVILISKIDLISSQEREELMAILARLNSQAEIIPMVMGEVPLAKILNTGRFDFERAAQAPGWLQELRGEHVPETEEYGIASTAYRARRPFHPERFFNFIDRPWVNGKLLRSKGFFWLASKYQEAGSWSQAGGLMRHGFAGRWWRFVPKQHWPQDEESIAAIMQNWTAATGDCRQELVFIGQGIDFAQLTAGLDECLLTDDEMALGVEGWQLLHDPFGVWHDEEAAA; the protein is encoded by the coding sequence ATGACCCAACGTCTTCCCGTAACCGTGCTGTCGGGCTTTCTCGGCGCCGGCAAGAGCACCTTGCTCAACCATGTCCTGCGCAACCGCGAAAATCTGCGGGTGGCAGTGATCGTCAACGACATGAGCGAAATCAACATCGACGGCAGCGAGGTCCAGCGTGACGTCAGCCTCAATCGCGCCGAGGAAAAACTGGTCGAGATGAGCAACGGCTGCATCTGCTGCACCTTGCGCGAGGACCTGCTGGAGGAAGTCGGCCGGCTGGCCCGCGACGGTCGCTTCGATTACCTGCTGATCGAATCCACCGGCATCTCCGAGCCGCTGCCGGTGGCCGAGACGTTCACCTTTCGCGACGAGACCGATCAGAGCCTGGCCGATGTCGCCCGCCTCGACACCATGGTCACGGTGGTCGATGGCATGAACTTCCTGCTCGATTACCAGGCGGCGGAAAGCCTGGCTTCCCGCGGCGAAACCCTCGGCGAGGAAGACGAGCGCTCGATCACCGATCTGCTGATCGAACAGGTCGAGTTCGCCGACGTGATCCTGATCAGCAAGATCGACCTGATCTCCAGCCAGGAGCGCGAAGAGCTGATGGCGATCCTCGCGCGCCTCAATTCCCAGGCCGAGATCATCCCGATGGTGATGGGTGAAGTGCCCCTGGCGAAGATCCTCAATACCGGCCGCTTCGACTTCGAGCGCGCAGCCCAGGCCCCGGGCTGGCTGCAGGAATTGCGGGGCGAGCATGTGCCGGAAACCGAGGAATATGGCATTGCTTCGACCGCCTACCGGGCGCGGCGGCCGTTCCACCCCGAGCGGTTTTTCAACTTCATCGACCGGCCGTGGGTGAACGGCAAGCTGCTGCGCTCCAAGGGCTTCTTCTGGCTGGCGAGCAAGTATCAGGAGGCCGGCAGCTGGTCCCAGGCCGGTGGCCTGATGCGCCATGGTTTCGCCGGGCGCTGGTGGCGCTTCGTGCCGAAACAGCACTGGCCGCAGGATGAGGAAAGCATCGCGGCGATCATGCAGAACTGGACGGCGGCCACGGGCGATTGCCGCCAGGAACTGGTGTTCATCGGCCAGGGTATCGACTTCGCGCAACTGACGGCCGGTCTGGACGAATGCCTGCTGACGGATGACGAGATGGCGCTGGGGGTCGAAGGCTGGCAATTGCTGCACGATCCGTTCGGCGTGTGGCACGACGAAGAGGCGGCCGCCTGA
- a CDS encoding DUF3301 domain-containing protein: protein MLTLGNMFVLMLLATGAAWLWHNHGLRERALERVKQHCARLDLELLDGAVALKRIGFVRDANGRRRLARIYHFEFTVTGEQRHVGTITQFGAHSAQIELPPYPFEAKAELPSAEVIELSRWRQDHPKDHSQSRH, encoded by the coding sequence ATGCTGACCCTGGGAAATATGTTCGTGCTGATGTTGCTGGCAACCGGCGCTGCCTGGCTCTGGCACAACCATGGCCTGCGCGAACGGGCCCTGGAGCGGGTCAAGCAGCATTGCGCCAGGCTCGACCTGGAGTTGCTCGATGGCGCCGTGGCCCTCAAGCGCATCGGTTTCGTGCGCGATGCCAACGGCCGGCGGCGCCTGGCGCGGATCTACCACTTCGAATTCACCGTCACCGGCGAGCAGCGGCACGTCGGCACCATCACCCAGTTCGGCGCCCACAGCGCACAGATCGAACTGCCGCCCTATCCGTTCGAAGCCAAGGCCGAGCTGCCGAGTGCCGAGGTCATCGAACTGAGCCGGTGGCGCCAGGATCACCCCAAGGACCACAGCCAGTCGCGTCACTAG
- a CDS encoding N-acetylmuramoyl-L-alanine amidase: MHRRQLLNFLLASAAFIPLGVSAAQIQNARLWRSADKLRLVLDLSGPVQYKTFSLTAPERLIIDLSGAKLTGDFSQLALKNTVIRSIRSGHFGQGDTRIVLDLSNPVQLTSFLLPPGDGQGHRLVLDLASNGSAAVAPQALAAAAAPQVSHEPASGKAHPKRDIMVVVDPGHGGKDPGALGSKGQREKDVVLSIAQLLAKRLKREKGFDVRLVRNDDFFVPLRKRVEFSRKHNADMFISVHADAAPRITASGASVYCLSEGGATSTTARFMAQRENGADLIGAQSLLNLKDKDPMLAGVILDMSMNATIAASLQLGHTVLGSLEGITTLHQKRVEQAGFAVLKSPDVPSILVETGFISNVRDSERLVTARHQQAIADGLFRGLKTYFEKNPPQDSYIAWRQQQASEVLV, encoded by the coding sequence ATGCATAGACGTCAATTGCTTAATTTTCTGTTGGCCAGCGCGGCCTTTATTCCACTGGGTGTGTCGGCAGCACAGATCCAGAACGCCCGACTATGGCGTTCCGCTGACAAGCTGCGGCTGGTGCTCGATCTCAGTGGCCCGGTGCAGTACAAGACGTTTTCCCTGACCGCGCCCGAGCGCCTGATCATCGATCTGAGTGGGGCCAAGCTGACCGGGGATTTCAGTCAGTTGGCCCTGAAGAACACGGTGATCCGCTCGATTCGCTCGGGGCATTTCGGTCAGGGCGACACGCGGATCGTTCTCGACCTGAGCAACCCGGTGCAGTTGACCAGCTTCCTGCTACCGCCCGGCGACGGTCAGGGGCATCGGCTGGTGCTCGACCTGGCCAGCAACGGCAGCGCTGCCGTGGCGCCTCAGGCCCTGGCCGCGGCAGCAGCGCCGCAGGTCAGTCATGAGCCGGCGTCGGGCAAGGCCCATCCCAAGCGCGACATCATGGTGGTGGTCGACCCCGGGCACGGCGGCAAGGATCCCGGTGCGCTGGGCTCCAAGGGGCAGCGCGAGAAAGATGTGGTGCTGTCGATCGCCCAACTGCTGGCCAAACGGCTCAAGCGCGAAAAAGGCTTCGATGTGCGCCTGGTGCGCAACGACGATTTCTTCGTGCCGCTGCGCAAGCGTGTGGAGTTCTCACGCAAGCACAACGCCGACATGTTCATCTCGGTGCATGCCGACGCGGCGCCGCGGATCACTGCCTCGGGGGCTTCGGTGTACTGCCTGTCCGAAGGCGGCGCAACCTCGACCACTGCGCGTTTCATGGCCCAGCGCGAGAACGGTGCCGACCTGATCGGCGCGCAGAGCCTGCTCAATCTCAAGGACAAGGACCCGATGCTGGCCGGGGTGATTCTCGACATGTCGATGAACGCCACCATCGCTGCCAGCCTGCAACTGGGGCATACCGTGCTGGGCAGCCTGGAAGGCATCACCACCCTGCACCAGAAGCGCGTGGAACAGGCTGGGTTCGCGGTGCTCAAGTCACCGGACGTGCCGTCGATTCTGGTCGAGACCGGCTTCATTTCCAACGTCCGCGACAGCGAGCGGCTGGTGACGGCCCGGCATCAACAGGCGATTGCCGATGGGTTGTTCCGGGGCCTGAAGACCTACTTCGAGAAGAACCCGCCGCAGGACAGCTACATTGCCTGGCGGCAGCAGCAGGCGAGTGAGGTGCTGGTCTAG
- the dksA gene encoding RNA polymerase-binding protein DksA: MTEEELLAQPETDYMNDAQLAFFRERLLQQRRELQERISGEFVVLREQEPSSDPADIGSAEEQRQWQLRLLEREKKLLDKIDQTLDCLARGEYGWCRETGEPIGLKRLLLRPTASLCIEAKEREELRERHKRAL, translated from the coding sequence ATGACCGAAGAAGAACTGCTCGCTCAGCCTGAGACGGACTACATGAATGATGCACAGCTGGCGTTCTTCCGTGAGCGTCTGCTGCAGCAGCGTCGTGAGTTGCAGGAGCGCATCAGCGGTGAGTTCGTGGTGCTGCGCGAACAGGAACCCAGCAGCGATCCGGCGGATATCGGCAGCGCCGAAGAACAGCGCCAGTGGCAACTGCGGCTGCTGGAGCGGGAAAAGAAGCTGCTGGACAAGATCGACCAGACCCTCGATTGCCTGGCCCGTGGTGAATACGGCTGGTGCCGCGAGACCGGTGAACCCATCGGCCTCAAACGCCTGCTGCTGCGGCCTACCGCGAGCCTGTGCATCGAAGCCAAAGAACGTGAAGAGCTGCGCGAGCGCCACAAACGGGCGCTTTGA